A part of Myxococcus fulvus genomic DNA contains:
- a CDS encoding serine/threonine-protein kinase has translation MTTPDTTTEDSPGGPRRPRVLFNVGGTVFEFVRKLEVRSTGELLMLVRRRYRDGQSGLVVVKRLRSPATFVERRRLVEEVSLTFRFKHPNIAQVHQMKVYRGAPHVVMEYVEGRSLDTLLNLTAMRRRPVSPALAAFVVAEVADALHHAHLAVDDWNRPLGIVHRDVSPRNIRVGTHGDVKLTNFTVASSRLVGREETSRPLVKGDVAYASPELLLRAPGVDARSDLFSLGLVLLELLTGRHPLAVEDTPPPPLPEGLTLEAQGPTWMPVDEVAARMASLEPEMVARLVADVPEGLAAVVLRALRRAPAERFQTAEEMGCVLRGWLSVHAPGQGRHATAEEISRVAMEATSRRNQAELLEGGLHPEDLTAEEASVPLEPGGRAELDSEGSLAEEAARVFGVPGKRGVTRARVEEPAPRDEEEAWWTSRVESESVAPPVRSGAVDAPWPEDDVTPPGGSKPLESEDEPDAS, from the coding sequence ATGACGACGCCCGACACGACGACGGAGGATTCTCCCGGAGGACCGCGCCGGCCGCGGGTGCTGTTCAACGTGGGCGGCACGGTGTTCGAGTTCGTGCGCAAGCTGGAGGTGCGCTCCACCGGAGAGCTGTTGATGCTGGTCCGGCGACGCTATCGGGACGGGCAGAGCGGCCTGGTGGTGGTGAAGCGGCTGCGCAGCCCGGCCACCTTCGTGGAGCGGCGCAGGCTGGTGGAGGAGGTCAGCCTGACGTTCCGCTTCAAGCACCCCAACATCGCGCAGGTGCACCAGATGAAGGTGTACCGGGGCGCGCCCCACGTGGTGATGGAGTACGTGGAGGGGCGGTCGCTGGACACGCTGTTGAACCTGACGGCGATGCGGCGGAGGCCCGTGTCCCCCGCGCTGGCGGCGTTCGTGGTGGCGGAGGTGGCGGACGCGCTGCACCACGCGCACCTCGCGGTGGATGACTGGAACCGGCCGCTGGGCATCGTGCATCGGGACGTGAGCCCCCGGAACATCCGGGTGGGGACGCACGGGGATGTGAAGCTGACGAACTTCACCGTGGCCTCGTCGCGGCTGGTGGGACGGGAGGAGACGAGCCGGCCGCTGGTGAAGGGCGACGTGGCGTATGCGTCACCGGAGCTGCTGCTGCGCGCGCCGGGGGTGGATGCGCGCTCGGATTTGTTCTCGCTGGGGTTGGTGTTGCTGGAGCTGCTCACGGGGCGTCACCCGCTCGCGGTGGAGGACACGCCGCCGCCTCCGTTGCCGGAGGGGCTGACGCTGGAGGCGCAGGGGCCCACCTGGATGCCGGTGGACGAGGTGGCCGCGCGGATGGCGAGCCTGGAGCCGGAGATGGTGGCGCGGCTGGTCGCGGACGTGCCGGAGGGGCTGGCCGCGGTGGTGCTGCGCGCGCTGCGCAGGGCGCCGGCGGAGCGGTTCCAGACGGCGGAGGAGATGGGCTGCGTGCTGCGGGGGTGGCTGAGCGTGCACGCGCCCGGGCAGGGGCGTCATGCGACGGCGGAGGAGATTTCGCGCGTGGCGATGGAGGCGACCAGCCGGCGCAATCAGGCGGAGTTGCTGGAGGGCGGGCTGCATCCGGAGGACCTCACGGCGGAGGAGGCGTCGGTGCCGCTGGAGCCGGGTGGGCGCGCGGAGCTGGATTCCGAGGGCTCGCTGGCGGAGGAGGCCGCACGGGTGTTCGGGGTGCCGGGGAAGCGCGGGGTGACGCGCGCACGGGTGGAGGAGCCCGCGCCTCGCGATGAGGAGGAGGCGTGGTGGACGTCCAGGGTCGAATCGGAGTCGGTGGCTCCGCCCGTGCGGAGCGGGGCCGTGGATGCGCCGTGGCCGGAGGATGACGTCACGCCTCCGGGCGGGAGCAAGCCGCTCGAATCGGAAGACGAGCCCGACGCGTCCTGA
- a CDS encoding Rieske (2Fe-2S) protein has product MSTSRRGFLKGILGTSAAGAAATALPGCAPDIDPAPVTDVTASDAGVVTLQVSRYPDLERVGGAITLRVAGEETDLLVTHSGQDTFSVLSNLCTHAACPLGFDGREVVCPCHLSKFNPIDGAVTQRPATVGLRKFASTYNPGNRELTIELRAGQGGFPSAVDGEVRLPFTQFPTLKDNGSFVEGVPGGYGKKIFISRATDGSLTAVDALCTHQACEVSARQAEQDYICFCHNSTFTLQGDVTKGPATLPLKKFTVTETTDAVVVTGVR; this is encoded by the coding sequence GTGAGCACGTCGCGACGTGGCTTCCTGAAGGGCATTCTCGGAACGAGCGCGGCGGGCGCGGCGGCGACGGCGCTGCCGGGCTGCGCGCCGGACATCGACCCGGCGCCGGTGACGGACGTGACGGCCAGCGACGCGGGCGTGGTGACGCTGCAGGTCTCCCGCTATCCGGACCTGGAGCGCGTGGGCGGCGCGATTACCCTGCGCGTGGCGGGCGAGGAGACGGACCTGCTGGTGACGCACTCCGGGCAGGACACCTTCTCCGTGCTGTCCAACCTGTGCACCCACGCCGCGTGCCCGCTCGGCTTCGACGGGCGCGAGGTGGTGTGCCCGTGCCACCTGTCCAAGTTCAACCCCATCGACGGCGCGGTGACGCAGCGGCCGGCCACGGTGGGCCTGCGCAAGTTCGCCTCCACGTACAACCCGGGCAACCGCGAGCTGACCATCGAGCTGCGCGCGGGTCAGGGCGGCTTCCCCTCGGCGGTGGACGGCGAGGTGCGGCTGCCCTTCACGCAGTTCCCCACGCTCAAGGACAACGGCAGCTTCGTGGAGGGCGTCCCTGGCGGCTACGGGAAGAAGATCTTCATCTCCCGCGCCACGGATGGCTCGCTGACCGCGGTGGACGCGCTGTGCACGCACCAGGCCTGCGAGGTGTCCGCGCGTCAGGCCGAGCAGGACTACATCTGCTTCTGCCACAACTCGACCTTCACGCTGCAGGGTGACGTCACGAAGGGGCCCGCGACCTTGCCCCTCAAGAAGTTCACCGTGACGGAAACGACGGACGCGGTGGTGGTGACGGGCGTGCGGTGA
- a CDS encoding sensor histidine kinase — translation MELLAESRRARASAELASARMRSLQSLTLALSGALTSEDVARAVVVEAVRTLEAQTGGLYLLDARGSTLELVHSVRCPPAIEAAFTHVPLGADVPVAESVRTRAPLWLSDFATLAERFPVAAVPARPEHGDLSIACLPLIARDRTVGCLTFIWGRAHDFDEEERAFIDMLAQQATMALERARLLAAERSQVERVGLLQHATAMLATSLDLGHTLRGVALGLVPTLGDFCIIDVMGPDHEVRRTFHAATPECAGLLAASHWRPPERPGTPICALASGQPVFAPQVDAGWVEATACGPETLALLRTLAPTSWLSVPLDTPEGVLGALTLGHCLSGRHHTVEDLELAMELARRASAAVQNAHLFHQTQQALQLRDEFLAIASHELNTPLTALKLQLSRLRRMSSDGEVRARTTSAVQQVDRLGRLVRELLEVAHLSEGRLHLTPEPVDLVDVCREVLTRFTEEKERAGATIFLRADGAVSGRWDASRVDGMVTHLLSNALKYGLGRPVEVEVACIPGDLARLVVRDRGIGIPAEQLAHLFQRFGRAVPLRHYGGFGLGLWFSRQVVEAHGGHIHLESSPGLGTTVTVELPRTPESS, via the coding sequence GTGGAACTGCTGGCGGAGAGCCGCCGCGCTCGCGCCAGCGCCGAGCTCGCCAGCGCGCGCATGCGAAGTCTGCAGTCGCTCACGCTCGCCCTCTCCGGCGCCCTCACCTCCGAGGACGTCGCCCGCGCCGTCGTCGTGGAGGCCGTGCGCACCCTGGAGGCCCAGACCGGCGGCCTCTACTTGCTGGACGCCCGGGGCTCCACCCTGGAGCTGGTCCACAGCGTGCGCTGTCCCCCGGCCATCGAGGCCGCCTTCACCCACGTCCCCCTGGGCGCCGACGTCCCCGTCGCCGAGTCCGTGCGCACCCGCGCGCCCCTGTGGCTGTCCGACTTCGCCACCCTGGCCGAGCGCTTCCCCGTCGCGGCCGTCCCCGCCCGCCCCGAGCACGGAGACCTGTCCATCGCGTGCCTGCCCCTCATCGCCCGAGACAGGACGGTGGGCTGCCTCACGTTCATCTGGGGCCGCGCGCACGACTTCGACGAGGAGGAGCGCGCCTTCATCGACATGCTGGCCCAGCAGGCCACCATGGCCCTGGAGCGGGCCCGGCTGCTCGCCGCCGAGCGCAGCCAGGTGGAGCGCGTGGGACTGCTCCAGCACGCCACCGCCATGCTCGCCACGTCGCTGGACCTGGGCCACACCCTGCGCGGTGTCGCCCTGGGCCTGGTCCCCACCCTGGGCGACTTCTGCATCATCGACGTGATGGGGCCGGACCACGAGGTGCGCCGCACCTTCCACGCCGCCACCCCCGAGTGCGCCGGCCTGCTCGCCGCCAGCCACTGGCGCCCCCCGGAGCGCCCCGGCACGCCCATCTGCGCGCTCGCCAGCGGCCAGCCCGTCTTCGCCCCCCAGGTCGACGCGGGCTGGGTGGAGGCCACCGCGTGCGGGCCGGAGACGCTCGCCCTGCTGCGCACCCTGGCCCCCACGTCCTGGCTGTCCGTGCCGCTGGACACCCCCGAGGGCGTGCTCGGCGCCCTCACGCTGGGCCACTGCCTGTCCGGCCGTCACCACACGGTGGAGGACCTGGAGCTGGCCATGGAGCTGGCCCGCCGCGCCAGCGCCGCCGTGCAGAACGCCCACCTGTTCCACCAGACGCAGCAGGCGCTCCAGCTGCGCGACGAGTTCCTCGCCATCGCGAGCCACGAGCTGAACACGCCGCTCACGGCGCTGAAGCTCCAGCTGTCCCGGCTGCGGCGCATGTCCTCGGACGGGGAGGTGCGGGCGCGCACCACGTCCGCCGTGCAGCAGGTGGACCGGCTGGGCCGGCTGGTGCGCGAGCTCCTGGAAGTGGCCCACCTGTCCGAGGGCCGCCTGCACCTGACGCCCGAGCCCGTGGACCTGGTGGACGTGTGCCGGGAGGTGCTCACGCGCTTCACCGAGGAGAAGGAGCGCGCGGGTGCCACCATCTTCCTGCGCGCCGACGGCGCCGTGTCCGGACGCTGGGACGCCTCGCGCGTGGACGGCATGGTGACGCACCTGCTGTCCAACGCGCTCAAGTACGGCCTGGGCCGCCCGGTGGAGGTGGAGGTGGCCTGCATCCCCGGAGACCTGGCGCGGCTGGTGGTGAGGGACCGCGGCATCGGCATCCCCGCCGAGCAGCTCGCCCACCTGTTCCAGCGCTTCGGCCGCGCGGTGCCGCTGAGGCACTACGGCGGCTTCGGCCTGGGGCTGTGGTTCTCCCGGCAGGTGGTGGAGGCCCACGGCGGGCACATCCACCTGGAGAGCTCACCGGGCCTGGGCACCACCGTCACCGTGGAGCTGCCCAGGACACCCGAGTCCTCTTGA
- a CDS encoding sensor histidine kinase yields MSSISDVIHRHYDEIVRMWTEDATRAASARGLEAPELKNIMPTYLASLADGAGGPDAARAERRRYVESHVAARLRQGFHVAEVVEEFALLGRCISRMWADAPPAARPDVADVERLFSELHGASADVISLFSEHMRDDEQTEKRYLRLIQKVASEALAVDAASLGERLREVLQLVMEALGAQSAALFLREATPSRLSTVVSTGIGVEGLSRYATELGVLDEHPGSGLEAEATTMEVSDDLRRQGVLALLGIRLATRHALKGVMYVGFDQSRDFTARERRRLEFLSERLTVHLDNAKLYADLLSKVETLQEERELRERFVSVLAHDLRGPLSAAKVAAQLLLRRPEVMEERRDLARRIDQNIERTDRMVRDLLDANRIRAGERLSLQFVPCDLVVLAREVVEELSTVHGERFLLIAEGPVEGFWSEDELRRALWNLTSNAVKYGAMDAPVTLTVTRTASVARVSVHNEGRPISQADQESLFKPFSRTLAAQQGLAKGWGLGLTLVWGCAQAHGGRVSVESEEGAGTTFTLELPLDSRTVAAEGT; encoded by the coding sequence ATGAGCAGCATCTCCGACGTCATTCACCGTCACTACGACGAAATCGTGCGGATGTGGACCGAGGATGCGACCCGAGCCGCTTCGGCCCGGGGGTTGGAAGCCCCCGAGCTGAAGAACATCATGCCGACCTACCTGGCCTCGCTCGCCGACGGCGCGGGGGGACCGGACGCCGCCCGTGCCGAGCGGCGCAGGTATGTGGAGAGCCACGTGGCCGCGCGACTGCGGCAGGGGTTTCACGTGGCCGAGGTCGTCGAGGAGTTCGCGCTGCTGGGGCGGTGCATCTCCAGGATGTGGGCCGATGCCCCGCCAGCGGCCCGGCCCGACGTCGCGGATGTCGAGCGGCTCTTCAGCGAGCTGCACGGGGCCTCCGCGGACGTCATCTCGCTGTTCAGCGAGCACATGCGGGACGATGAGCAGACGGAGAAGCGCTATCTGCGGCTCATCCAGAAGGTGGCCAGCGAAGCGCTGGCGGTGGACGCGGCCTCGTTGGGGGAGCGCTTGAGGGAGGTCCTCCAGTTGGTGATGGAGGCGCTGGGAGCCCAGAGTGCGGCCCTGTTCTTGAGGGAGGCCACGCCCTCCAGGCTCAGCACGGTGGTCTCCACGGGCATCGGGGTGGAGGGCCTGTCACGATACGCCACCGAGCTGGGCGTTTTGGACGAGCACCCCGGCTCGGGGTTGGAGGCGGAGGCCACGACGATGGAGGTGAGCGACGACCTCCGTCGCCAGGGGGTCCTCGCGTTGCTCGGGATTCGGCTGGCCACGCGTCACGCCCTGAAGGGGGTCATGTACGTCGGCTTCGACCAGTCGCGGGACTTCACGGCCCGGGAACGAAGGCGGCTCGAGTTCCTGAGTGAGCGGCTCACCGTCCACCTGGACAACGCGAAGCTGTACGCGGACCTGCTGTCGAAGGTCGAGACCCTGCAGGAGGAGCGGGAGCTGAGGGAGCGCTTCGTCTCCGTCCTGGCCCATGACCTGCGGGGGCCGCTGTCGGCGGCGAAGGTGGCGGCGCAGCTGCTCTTGCGCCGGCCGGAGGTGATGGAGGAGCGTCGCGACCTGGCCCGCCGTATCGACCAGAACATCGAACGCACCGACCGCATGGTGAGGGACCTGCTCGACGCCAACCGCATCCGCGCCGGAGAGCGACTCTCACTCCAGTTCGTCCCGTGCGACCTGGTGGTCCTCGCCCGGGAGGTCGTCGAGGAGCTGAGCACGGTCCATGGTGAGCGCTTCCTCCTCATCGCCGAGGGGCCCGTCGAGGGCTTCTGGAGCGAGGACGAGCTGCGCCGCGCGCTCTGGAACCTGACGAGCAACGCGGTGAAGTATGGCGCCATGGATGCGCCCGTCACCCTCACCGTCACCCGGACCGCCTCCGTCGCGCGCGTCTCCGTCCACAACGAGGGCCGGCCCATCTCCCAGGCCGACCAGGAGAGCCTCTTCAAGCCGTTCTCCCGGACGCTCGCCGCGCAGCAGGGCCTCGCGAAGGGCTGGGGCCTGGGGCTGACCCTGGTCTGGGGCTGTGCCCAGGCCCATGGGGGCCGCGTGAGCGTCGAGAGCGAGGAGGGCGCCGGGACGACCTTCACGCTGGAGCTGCCGCTCGACTCCAGGACCGTCGCCGCCGAGGGCACCTGA
- a CDS encoding serine/threonine-protein kinase — protein MSDLEAMHPLLLQPMEQLGALRIIRRLATGGYGAIFLAESETKGTVALKFALEGPSENDEARVDARTKREARLLMHLAHPNVVELLGYRRWPDTHRGYLYLIMDYVEGPTLARWATTEKATPRRAAQVFASLALTLDAIHGAGVVHRDLKGSNIIVRASDGEPVLVDFGSGDHPCAPSLTEDRLPPGTPSYRSPESLRFWMGPRIPGARYRFAPTDDLYSLGLVLHEVLTGTFPYPAHLPPSALLASIESAVLQLPSVLNPRVPRVLDGIVLRLLDKHAGGRFPSGAELFGALSAALELADDTWDQPLFPPRPPHEAVTEEDESLFDGDEEGREVRQWMRWPDWPGASSASGSARTPSTEPVAPPVAPWRSWLRRRLHVLKGALKPWRGKD, from the coding sequence ATGAGCGACCTGGAGGCGATGCACCCGCTGCTGCTCCAACCCATGGAGCAGCTGGGGGCCCTGCGCATCATCCGGAGGCTGGCGACCGGGGGTTACGGCGCCATCTTCCTGGCGGAGAGCGAGACGAAGGGCACGGTGGCGCTGAAGTTCGCGCTGGAGGGCCCCTCCGAGAACGACGAGGCGCGGGTGGACGCGCGCACGAAGCGGGAGGCCCGGCTGCTGATGCACCTGGCGCACCCCAACGTGGTGGAGCTGCTCGGCTACCGGCGCTGGCCGGACACGCACCGCGGCTACCTGTACCTCATCATGGACTACGTGGAGGGCCCCACCCTGGCCAGGTGGGCCACCACGGAGAAGGCCACGCCGCGCCGGGCCGCGCAGGTGTTCGCGTCGCTGGCGCTCACGCTGGACGCCATCCACGGCGCGGGGGTGGTGCACCGCGACCTCAAGGGCAGCAACATCATCGTGCGCGCGTCGGACGGGGAGCCGGTGCTGGTGGACTTCGGCTCGGGGGACCATCCGTGCGCCCCGTCGCTGACGGAGGACCGCCTGCCCCCGGGCACGCCCAGCTACCGCAGCCCGGAGTCGCTGCGCTTCTGGATGGGGCCTCGCATCCCCGGCGCGCGCTACCGGTTCGCGCCCACCGATGACCTGTACTCACTGGGGCTGGTGCTGCACGAGGTGCTCACGGGCACCTTCCCCTATCCGGCCCACCTGCCGCCGTCCGCGCTGCTGGCCAGCATCGAGTCGGCCGTGTTGCAGCTGCCGTCGGTGCTCAACCCGCGCGTGCCCCGGGTGCTGGATGGAATCGTGCTGCGGCTGCTCGACAAGCACGCGGGCGGGCGGTTCCCGAGCGGCGCGGAGCTGTTCGGCGCGCTCTCCGCGGCGCTGGAGCTGGCGGACGACACGTGGGACCAGCCGCTGTTCCCGCCCCGGCCGCCGCACGAGGCCGTCACCGAGGAGGACGAGTCCCTGTTCGATGGGGACGAGGAGGGCCGGGAGGTGCGGCAGTGGATGCGCTGGCCGGACTGGCCCGGCGCCAGCTCCGCGTCGGGGTCCGCCCGCACGCCCTCCACCGAGCCGGTGGCCCCGCCCGTCGCCCCCTGGCGCTCCTGGCTGCGCCGGCGGTTGCACGTGCTCAAGGGCGCGCTCAAGCCCTGGCGCGGGAAGGATTAG
- a CDS encoding nuclear transport factor 2 family protein — protein sequence MATERAQRFVEALSSLEEGGDLEALVALFSDDAHVSNLASSRVFKGKEGARQFWREYKATLRQVKSSFRNMIEAGDRVALEWESHGTAQNGAAVSYEGVSILEWDGEHIRRFYAYFDPHALGEELAHGTAQRSQVPSTAPA from the coding sequence ATGGCGACGGAGCGAGCGCAGCGGTTCGTGGAGGCACTGTCGAGCCTGGAGGAGGGCGGCGACCTGGAGGCGCTCGTCGCGCTCTTCAGCGACGATGCCCATGTGAGCAACCTGGCTTCTTCCCGGGTGTTCAAGGGGAAGGAGGGCGCGCGTCAGTTCTGGCGCGAGTACAAGGCCACGCTGCGCCAGGTGAAGTCGTCCTTCCGGAACATGATTGAGGCGGGGGACCGGGTGGCGCTGGAGTGGGAGTCCCATGGCACCGCGCAGAACGGCGCCGCCGTGTCCTACGAGGGCGTCTCCATCCTGGAATGGGATGGCGAGCACATCCGCCGCTTCTACGCGTACTTCGATCCGCACGCGCTGGGAGAGGAGCTGGCCCACGGCACCGCGCAGCGCTCCCAGGTCCCCTCCACGGCTCCGGCGTGA
- a CDS encoding Kelch repeat-containing protein: protein MRTGMRFVVAVACVLGVQAVVSCVDVEERTSRFCREHPEICDAEGDDAGAHDGGDAGDAGFDGGVDAGDAGDAGDAGDAGPDGGPDAGDAGTPRWDPEGTPNTARTGHTATLLADGRVLVVGGFSNASGTGALTSVEIYDSRNGGTWTSLPPLQVARGEHTATLISGGKVLVVGGRSGATPTKSVELYDPASGTSPRPDLPISARASHGAVLLPDGDEVLVMGGGANGETGLSNSARYAVLGGTWSTGSGSMRAERNVLSVTMVLNRVFAVGGYNANRTEGSYDVYTPGEGWSIASGPLVEARHAHAAAVIGQGELAAQLLVTGGKRGDGAGSVIAFSSTEVIPTEEGSGNTSIPLDSMFDARFAHTATTLKSGDVLVVGGSDADYDSLSTVELFDSNLLDWVLRPAIPTARAGHTATLLDDGSVLVIGGHGSNGVALKSAERYWP, encoded by the coding sequence GTGAGGACGGGGATGCGGTTCGTGGTGGCGGTGGCGTGTGTGCTGGGCGTGCAGGCCGTCGTCTCGTGCGTCGACGTGGAGGAGCGGACCTCGCGCTTCTGCCGGGAGCACCCGGAGATTTGTGACGCGGAGGGCGACGACGCGGGAGCCCACGACGGAGGAGACGCCGGGGACGCGGGGTTCGACGGAGGCGTCGATGCGGGTGATGCGGGTGATGCGGGCGACGCGGGTGATGCGGGCCCCGACGGAGGCCCTGACGCAGGCGACGCGGGGACTCCTCGATGGGACCCGGAGGGGACGCCGAACACGGCGCGGACGGGGCACACCGCGACGTTGCTGGCGGATGGGCGCGTGCTGGTGGTGGGAGGGTTCTCGAACGCGAGTGGGACGGGAGCGCTCACCTCGGTGGAAATCTACGACTCCAGGAATGGCGGCACGTGGACGAGCCTGCCGCCTCTGCAGGTGGCGCGGGGTGAGCACACCGCCACGTTGATCTCCGGAGGGAAGGTGCTGGTGGTGGGTGGACGCTCGGGGGCCACGCCGACGAAGAGCGTGGAGCTCTATGACCCGGCCTCCGGCACCTCACCCCGACCGGACCTGCCGATATCGGCTCGCGCGAGCCACGGGGCCGTGCTCTTGCCCGACGGGGACGAGGTCCTGGTGATGGGAGGCGGAGCGAACGGGGAGACGGGCCTCAGCAACTCGGCGCGCTACGCGGTGCTCGGAGGGACCTGGTCGACCGGGAGTGGCTCCATGCGCGCGGAGCGCAACGTCCTGTCCGTCACGATGGTGCTCAACCGGGTCTTCGCGGTCGGCGGCTACAACGCGAATCGGACCGAGGGCAGCTACGACGTGTACACGCCAGGGGAGGGGTGGAGCATCGCCAGTGGCCCTTTGGTGGAGGCGCGGCACGCCCATGCCGCGGCGGTGATTGGGCAGGGCGAGCTGGCCGCGCAGTTGCTCGTCACGGGCGGCAAGCGAGGGGATGGCGCGGGCTCCGTCATCGCCTTCTCCTCGACCGAGGTGATTCCAACCGAGGAGGGCAGCGGCAACACCTCGATTCCCTTGGACTCGATGTTCGACGCGCGCTTCGCGCACACGGCGACGACCCTGAAGTCGGGGGACGTGCTGGTCGTGGGGGGCTCGGACGCGGACTACGACTCGCTGTCGACGGTGGAGCTCTTCGACTCGAACCTGCTCGATTGGGTGCTCCGGCCAGCCATACCGACGGCGCGCGCTGGACACACGGCGACCTTGCTCGATGATGGCTCGGTGTTGGTGATTGGCGGGCACGGCTCCAATGGCGTGGCGCTGAAGTCCGCCGAGCGCTACTGGCCCTGA
- a CDS encoding CBS domain-containing protein → MGPRGCGGLVAGGAVTSVRRMAHRGMDNGKDEARGAAARPGMETARPADAAPPGSRERGESDVSGWNPARDEAPSSREGRYHRAASLRMAQPRTAVEDRSDEAWASGGVQGGPYGRDDRDDRYATGVGPRARMGTQDQELAPQPADYRSWDREGYGGEESRMRGDAPRAVSGWRAREEAPLPLETSTLHEPPRRTEGRAFHTGDVDTELGRSEETLEFEARSHVSRPGEHAGSGWRGSRDLSAPSPERSDEGWRGGRDASSRQHSDSERGESGWHGGRQHSSTERGDEDWRGGRDRSSPSRQHSSAEYTDEGRREMSARSRERSGVARSEEGPREGREVSLPSRGDARSERRDVSSSSRGASGVERSERTFVADHIREDRSQDYRAPPLGMSKRWQREPLTARDVMTRNVRSARRDSPLREVARIMKDEDCGVVPIIDEQGRLEGLVTDRDLALRAFAGGTSPEQLRAADVMTEDVEAVTLDESLHGLIDIMARRQIRRLPVIERDDRLVGIISLGDIAQRADADEELQRALERISARRSFWTRLR, encoded by the coding sequence GTGGGTCCGCGTGGGTGTGGCGGGTTGGTGGCGGGCGGGGCCGTCACCAGCGTGCGCCGCATGGCGCATCGAGGGATGGACAACGGCAAGGATGAGGCGCGGGGGGCCGCCGCTCGGCCCGGGATGGAGACGGCGCGGCCGGCGGACGCGGCGCCGCCAGGGTCTCGCGAGCGGGGTGAGTCCGATGTGTCGGGCTGGAACCCCGCTCGGGATGAGGCGCCTTCGTCGCGCGAGGGGCGCTATCACCGCGCCGCTTCGCTGCGGATGGCGCAGCCCCGGACGGCGGTGGAGGACCGCTCCGACGAGGCGTGGGCGAGCGGCGGTGTCCAGGGCGGGCCCTATGGGCGCGATGACCGGGATGACCGCTACGCCACCGGCGTGGGACCTCGGGCGCGCATGGGGACGCAGGACCAGGAGCTGGCGCCCCAGCCCGCGGACTATCGGTCCTGGGACCGCGAGGGGTACGGCGGCGAGGAGTCGCGGATGCGTGGGGACGCGCCGCGTGCCGTCTCGGGATGGCGGGCTCGGGAGGAGGCACCGCTGCCGCTGGAGACGAGCACGCTCCATGAGCCTCCGCGTCGGACCGAGGGACGCGCGTTCCACACGGGGGATGTCGACACGGAGCTGGGGCGCTCGGAGGAGACGCTCGAGTTCGAGGCGCGCTCGCACGTGAGCCGCCCGGGGGAGCACGCTGGGAGTGGATGGCGTGGCAGTCGCGACCTCTCCGCGCCGTCTCCTGAGCGCTCCGATGAGGGCTGGCGTGGCGGTCGCGACGCCTCCTCGCGTCAGCACTCCGATTCGGAGCGCGGCGAGAGTGGATGGCACGGCGGTCGTCAGCACTCCAGCACGGAGCGCGGCGACGAGGACTGGCGCGGCGGTCGCGACCGCTCCTCACCTTCTCGTCAGCACTCCAGTGCGGAGTACACCGACGAGGGTCGGCGCGAGATGTCCGCGCGCTCTCGTGAACGCTCGGGTGTGGCGCGCTCGGAGGAAGGCCCGCGCGAGGGACGCGAGGTGTCTTTGCCGTCGCGTGGAGATGCTCGTTCGGAGCGCAGGGACGTGTCCTCGTCTTCGCGAGGTGCATCTGGCGTCGAGCGCTCGGAGCGCACGTTCGTCGCGGACCACATCCGCGAGGACCGGAGCCAGGACTACCGCGCACCGCCGCTCGGCATGTCCAAGCGCTGGCAGAGGGAGCCGCTGACGGCTCGCGACGTGATGACGCGCAACGTGCGCTCGGCGCGGCGTGACAGCCCGCTGCGCGAAGTGGCTCGCATCATGAAGGACGAGGACTGCGGCGTCGTCCCCATCATCGATGAACAGGGTCGGCTCGAGGGGCTGGTCACGGACCGGGACCTCGCGCTGCGCGCCTTCGCTGGTGGCACCTCACCGGAGCAACTGCGCGCCGCGGACGTGATGACCGAGGACGTGGAGGCGGTGACGCTCGACGAGAGCCTGCATGGCCTCATCGACATCATGGCCCGCAGGCAGATTCGCCGGCTCCCCGTCATCGAGCGCGATGACCGGCTCGTCGGCATCATCTCGCTGGGAGACATCGCCCAGCGCGCCGACGCGGACGAGGAGCTGCAACGCGCCCTGGAGCGCATCTCCGCGCGCCGCTCGTTCTGGACACGGCTGCGCTGA
- a CDS encoding YceI family protein, whose amino-acid sequence MIVRRLALLTTLLLSVPALAQGGTKTYALKKDASTLTYKLHHPAHEVVGTAKPSDGKALLKADGTLQVAVRANIKDFDSGNANRDQHMWEVTEVAKHPIVDFKGVATGVKLPATFPSKVQVTLKGQLLFHGEKQGVEVPVTVLFKSATEVTTEGSFTISLEQFKLERPSLLMVKVDDKLVLEPKLVFVVEGT is encoded by the coding sequence ATGATTGTTCGACGACTCGCGCTGCTCACCACCCTGCTGCTCTCCGTGCCCGCCCTGGCCCAGGGTGGGACCAAGACGTATGCGCTCAAGAAGGACGCCAGCACCCTCACCTACAAGCTGCACCACCCCGCGCACGAGGTGGTTGGCACCGCGAAGCCCAGCGACGGCAAGGCCCTGCTGAAGGCGGACGGCACGCTGCAGGTGGCCGTGCGCGCCAACATCAAGGACTTCGACTCCGGCAACGCCAACCGCGACCAGCACATGTGGGAGGTGACGGAGGTGGCCAAGCACCCCATCGTCGACTTCAAGGGCGTGGCGACGGGCGTGAAGCTGCCCGCGACGTTCCCCTCGAAGGTGCAGGTGACGCTCAAGGGGCAGCTGCTCTTCCACGGTGAGAAGCAGGGCGTGGAGGTGCCGGTGACGGTGCTGTTCAAGTCCGCCACGGAGGTGACGACGGAGGGCTCGTTCACCATCAGCCTGGAGCAGTTCAAGCTGGAGCGCCCGTCGCTGCTCATGGTGAAGGTGGACGACAAGCTGGTGCTGGAGCCCAAGCTGGTCTTCGTGGTGGAGGGGACGTGA